In the genome of Vicia villosa cultivar HV-30 ecotype Madison, WI linkage group LG7, Vvil1.0, whole genome shotgun sequence, one region contains:
- the LOC131617446 gene encoding senescence associated gene 20-like, translating to MPIIEKDEHNKKLVTDLYKALVSKDTKAMQHLLASDLEWWFHGPPCHRHYLVSFLTGSSPSSSSQKSLVPNLILCFGSVIVAEGYDEKSMMWWVHAWSISEGIITEVREYVNTSVTVTKLGFYPEDVVVGSSCRCIWKSKLCDASVPGLILTI from the coding sequence ATGCCTATAATAGAGAAAGATGAACACAACAAGAAACTAGTAACTGACTTATACAAAGCCTTAGTTTCCAAAGACACAAAAGCAATGCAACATCTTCTTGCCTCAGATTTAGAATGGTGGTTCCATGGTCCTCCATGCCATCGTCACTACTTAGTCTCTTTCCTCACAGGctcatcaccatcttcatcatcTCAAAAATCTCTAGTTCCTAATCTCATACTATGTTTTGGATCAGTGATTGTTGCTGAAGGGTATGATGAAAAAAGCATGATGTGGTGGGTTCATGCATGGTCTATTAGTGAGGGAATAATTACTGAAGTTAGAGAGTATGTTAACACTTCGGTAACTGTTACTAAACTTGGTTTCTATCCAGAAGATGTTGTTGTTGGTTCAAGCTGTAGATGTATTTGGAAGAGTAAGCTTTGTGATGCTTCTGTTCCTGGACTCATTCTTACAATCTAG